A section of the Penaeus chinensis breed Huanghai No. 1 chromosome 17, ASM1920278v2, whole genome shotgun sequence genome encodes:
- the LOC125034126 gene encoding uncharacterized protein LOC125034126 isoform X1 encodes MRLLFLLIASVCVGGGGAICVLDTKYGWNVECGVRDSYLFRIKDMGGFKANFDFGFGFGNEKGFPQSIKNTNSLPHRRSDTVEDDAQEAEAAERADTLPDAPAFSLVPPPPPLRRQSDQNPPRPRPQSAPQHFAARPPQGRRPLRPQPPGGNRPGRRPLRTPDGRPVFFRPVPTPPSFAPPPTQVIVTHVPAPAPPTPSPSAAPTVGPTMGELLKVNADTPADTDHVPSFAAKTFVVREAPPEFHPPGYAAAVVFPSVAKRVEVPRTKFFCEEQSYLPGIYADVQLGCKVFHLCMPAAMGNTLTSFMCPNMTLFDQSIMQCNYWYNVNCASSPNHYDANLPMALSFRKINAAQLPLTAVRDLGSVALMGLDAAFNAGQNTAVPGADITENLAFRRRAGEAATGPREGRDSPTEGRRDVLVLADGTPRRPRTLDFEEKGGKETRDKKKKASSAVDGEKAGGEGPAADGAKEMPAKEGGKAEGGKQQESQARRRRSAAAPPLIMRLYRLQ; translated from the exons ATGaggctcctcttccttctcatcgcCTCCGTGTGCGTCG GTGGAGGCGGCGCCATCTGCGTCCTGGACACCAAGTATGGCTGGAATGTTGAGTGCGGGGTCCGGGACTCCTATCTCTTCAGGATCAAGGATATGGGTGGATTTAAAGCGAACTTTGATTTCg GCTTCGGCTTCGGGAACGAAAAGGGCTTCCCGCAGTCCATCAAGAACACGAACTCTCTCCCGCATCGCAGATCG GACACGGTCGAGGACGACGCGCAGGAGGCAGAGGCGGCAGAGAGAGC GGACACGCTGCCGGATGCCCccgccttcagcctggtccctccccctccccctctccgccgcCAGAGTGACCAGAACCCACCCCGCCCGCGCCCACAGAGCGCCCCCCAGCACTTCGCGGCGCGGCCACCCCAGGGGCGCCGCCCGCTCCGCCCGCAGCCCCCTGGCGGTAACCGGCCGGGCCGACGCCCCCTGCGCACGCCCGACGGGAGACCCGTCTTCTTCCGGCCGGTCCCGACGCCGCCTTCATTCGCTCCGCCACCCACACAGGTCATCGTGACGCACGTGCCTGCGCCGGCGCCGCCCACACCCTCGCCCTCCGCGGCGCCCACCGTCGGACCCACCATGGGCGAACTCCTCAAG GTGAATGCGGATACCCCAGCGGACACGGACCACGTTCCGTCGTTCGCCGCCAAGACGTTCGTGGTCCGCGAGGCGCCGCCGGAGTTCCACCCCCCCGGCTACGCGGCGGCGGTCGTCTTCCCGAGCGTGGCCAAGCGGGTCGAGGTTCCGCGGACTAAGTTCTTCTGCGAGGAGCAGAGCTACCTCCCGGGCATCTACGCCGACGTCCAGCTCGGCTGCAAG gTGTTCCATCTGTGCATGCCCGCCGCCATGGGCAACACGCTGACCAGCTTCATGTGCCCCAACATGACGCTCTTCGACCAGTCCATCATGCAGTGCAACTACTGGTACAACGTTAACTGCGCGTCGTCGCCTAACCACTACGACGCCAACCTGCCGATGGCGCTCAGCTTCCGCAAGATCAACGCGGCGCAGCTGCCGCTGACCGCCGTGCGCGACCTCGGCAGCGTGGCGCTGATGGGGCTCGACGCCGCCTTCAACGCCGGCCAGAACACGGCCGTGCCGGGCGCCGACATCACGGAGAACCTGGCGTTCAGGCGAAGGGCGGGCGAGGCGGCGACGGGCCCGAGGGAGGGCAGAGACAGCCCGACTGAGGGGCGGCGGGACGTCCTCGTCCTCGCCGATGGCACGCCGCGGCGCCCTCGGACGCTCGACTTCGAGGAGAAAGGCGGAAAGGAGACcagggacaagaagaagaaggcctCGAGCGCTGTCGACGGAGAGAAGGCAGGGGGGGAAGGACCCGCGGCGGACGGAGCGAAGGAGATGCCGGCGAAGGAAGGCGGCAAGGCGGAGGGAGGCAAGCAGCAGGAGAGCCAAGCGAGACGGCGGCGGTCGGCGGCGGCGCCTCCGCTTATAATGCGCTTGTACAGACTCCAGTGA
- the LOC125034126 gene encoding uncharacterized protein LOC125034126 isoform X2, which produces MRLLFLLIASVCVGFGFGNEKGFPQSIKNTNSLPHRRSDTVEDDAQEAEAAERADTLPDAPAFSLVPPPPPLRRQSDQNPPRPRPQSAPQHFAARPPQGRRPLRPQPPGGNRPGRRPLRTPDGRPVFFRPVPTPPSFAPPPTQVIVTHVPAPAPPTPSPSAAPTVGPTMGELLKVNADTPADTDHVPSFAAKTFVVREAPPEFHPPGYAAAVVFPSVAKRVEVPRTKFFCEEQSYLPGIYADVQLGCKVFHLCMPAAMGNTLTSFMCPNMTLFDQSIMQCNYWYNVNCASSPNHYDANLPMALSFRKINAAQLPLTAVRDLGSVALMGLDAAFNAGQNTAVPGADITENLAFRRRAGEAATGPREGRDSPTEGRRDVLVLADGTPRRPRTLDFEEKGGKETRDKKKKASSAVDGEKAGGEGPAADGAKEMPAKEGGKAEGGKQQESQARRRRSAAAPPLIMRLYRLQ; this is translated from the exons ATGaggctcctcttccttctcatcgcCTCCGTGTGCGTCG GCTTCGGCTTCGGGAACGAAAAGGGCTTCCCGCAGTCCATCAAGAACACGAACTCTCTCCCGCATCGCAGATCG GACACGGTCGAGGACGACGCGCAGGAGGCAGAGGCGGCAGAGAGAGC GGACACGCTGCCGGATGCCCccgccttcagcctggtccctccccctccccctctccgccgcCAGAGTGACCAGAACCCACCCCGCCCGCGCCCACAGAGCGCCCCCCAGCACTTCGCGGCGCGGCCACCCCAGGGGCGCCGCCCGCTCCGCCCGCAGCCCCCTGGCGGTAACCGGCCGGGCCGACGCCCCCTGCGCACGCCCGACGGGAGACCCGTCTTCTTCCGGCCGGTCCCGACGCCGCCTTCATTCGCTCCGCCACCCACACAGGTCATCGTGACGCACGTGCCTGCGCCGGCGCCGCCCACACCCTCGCCCTCCGCGGCGCCCACCGTCGGACCCACCATGGGCGAACTCCTCAAG GTGAATGCGGATACCCCAGCGGACACGGACCACGTTCCGTCGTTCGCCGCCAAGACGTTCGTGGTCCGCGAGGCGCCGCCGGAGTTCCACCCCCCCGGCTACGCGGCGGCGGTCGTCTTCCCGAGCGTGGCCAAGCGGGTCGAGGTTCCGCGGACTAAGTTCTTCTGCGAGGAGCAGAGCTACCTCCCGGGCATCTACGCCGACGTCCAGCTCGGCTGCAAG gTGTTCCATCTGTGCATGCCCGCCGCCATGGGCAACACGCTGACCAGCTTCATGTGCCCCAACATGACGCTCTTCGACCAGTCCATCATGCAGTGCAACTACTGGTACAACGTTAACTGCGCGTCGTCGCCTAACCACTACGACGCCAACCTGCCGATGGCGCTCAGCTTCCGCAAGATCAACGCGGCGCAGCTGCCGCTGACCGCCGTGCGCGACCTCGGCAGCGTGGCGCTGATGGGGCTCGACGCCGCCTTCAACGCCGGCCAGAACACGGCCGTGCCGGGCGCCGACATCACGGAGAACCTGGCGTTCAGGCGAAGGGCGGGCGAGGCGGCGACGGGCCCGAGGGAGGGCAGAGACAGCCCGACTGAGGGGCGGCGGGACGTCCTCGTCCTCGCCGATGGCACGCCGCGGCGCCCTCGGACGCTCGACTTCGAGGAGAAAGGCGGAAAGGAGACcagggacaagaagaagaaggcctCGAGCGCTGTCGACGGAGAGAAGGCAGGGGGGGAAGGACCCGCGGCGGACGGAGCGAAGGAGATGCCGGCGAAGGAAGGCGGCAAGGCGGAGGGAGGCAAGCAGCAGGAGAGCCAAGCGAGACGGCGGCGGTCGGCGGCGGCGCCTCCGCTTATAATGCGCTTGTACAGACTCCAGTGA